In Candidatus Rokuibacteriota bacterium, a single window of DNA contains:
- a CDS encoding RNA-binding S4 domain-containing protein has product MGELRLDRWLWAARFFKSRTLAATACSGGKVDVNEQRAKPSRLLRAGDLVHVTLPRGKRIVRVVTLSDRRGPSAHAALLYEDLTPPPPARAARIPPPVYRPRGAGRPTKRDRRLLDRISGA; this is encoded by the coding sequence ATGGGCGAGTTGCGCCTCGACAGGTGGCTCTGGGCGGCGCGCTTCTTCAAGAGCCGGACGCTGGCCGCGACGGCCTGCAGTGGCGGCAAGGTCGACGTCAACGAGCAGCGGGCCAAGCCCTCCCGGCTCTTGCGGGCCGGGGACCTGGTCCACGTCACGCTCCCGCGCGGCAAGCGGATCGTCCGGGTGGTGACGCTCTCCGACAGGCGCGGGCCGAGTGCCCACGCCGCGCTCCTCTACGAGGATCTCACGCCGCCTCCGCCCGCGCGGGCGGCGCGCATCCCGCCGCCGGTCTATCGCCCCCGCGGCGCCGGTCGTCCCACCAAGCGGGACCGCCGGCTTCTCGACCGTATCTCCGGCGCGTGA
- a CDS encoding DUF3047 domain-containing protein, whose protein sequence is MIAKLAGIALGLGAGLMAVTGAPVRAADPSVIVVEDWSRQPVGKTGIPDGWKGQTWGSPKYDFTVINESPTRALHLKSRDEGSTVSKEVKVDAKRYPILQWRWKVVALPRGGDSRKKEADDQAGQIYVTFPRFPSAVRSRVIGYVWDTTAPAGTVVKSEKSGTVTYVIVRSGEAEAGRWLTETRNILQDYRRIYGEEPGEEVGAVSVAIDSNDTHSAAEAYIGEIVFRKP, encoded by the coding sequence ATGATCGCCAAGCTCGCCGGCATCGCGCTGGGGCTCGGTGCCGGGCTGATGGCCGTGACGGGGGCGCCGGTGCGGGCAGCCGACCCCTCGGTCATCGTGGTCGAGGACTGGTCGCGCCAGCCGGTGGGCAAGACCGGCATCCCCGACGGGTGGAAGGGACAGACCTGGGGGAGCCCGAAGTACGACTTCACCGTCATCAACGAGAGCCCTACCAGGGCGCTCCACCTCAAGAGCCGGGACGAGGGCTCGACTGTCAGCAAGGAGGTGAAGGTGGACGCCAAGCGCTACCCGATCCTGCAGTGGCGCTGGAAGGTGGTGGCGCTGCCCAGAGGTGGCGACTCTCGGAAGAAGGAGGCCGACGATCAGGCCGGCCAGATCTACGTGACCTTCCCGCGCTTCCCGTCGGCGGTGCGCTCGCGCGTGATCGGCTACGTGTGGGACACCACGGCCCCCGCCGGCACCGTCGTCAAGAGCGAGAAGAGCGGCACCGTCACCTACGTGATCGTGCGCTCCGGGGAGGCGGAAGCCGGGCGCTGGCTCACCGAGACGCGTAACATCCTCCAGGACTACAGGCGGATCTACGGCGAGGAGCCCGGCGAGGAGGTGGGTGCCGTGTCCGTCGCGATCGACTCGAACGATACCCATTCGGCCGCCGAGGCCTACATCGGCGAGATCGTCTTCCGCAAGCCGTGA
- a CDS encoding DoxX family protein, producing the protein MTRGGGPSPGGGGGIDGYGATILRIALGIIYLGHAYLALFVAGPRATVAMQRNLGLPLPEIGAWYVILAHGVGGALLILGLWTRWAALVNLPIMAGAFFLVHLREGFFMGPRGGYEFALLMLAATLAQVFLGAGALALRR; encoded by the coding sequence ATGACCAGGGGGGGCGGCCCATCGCCGGGAGGCGGCGGCGGGATCGACGGCTACGGTGCGACGATCCTCAGGATCGCGCTCGGTATCATCTACCTCGGCCACGCCTACCTGGCGCTCTTCGTCGCCGGTCCCCGCGCCACGGTGGCCATGCAGAGGAACCTCGGCCTTCCCCTGCCCGAGATCGGGGCCTGGTACGTGATCCTGGCTCACGGCGTCGGCGGCGCGCTCCTGATCCTGGGGCTCTGGACGCGCTGGGCGGCACTCGTGAACCTGCCGATCATGGCGGGCGCCTTCTTCCTGGTCCACCTGCGGGAGGGCTTCTTCATGGGGCCCAGGGGCGGCTACGAGTTCGCGCTGCTCATGCTCGCGGCCACCCTGGCCCAGGTCTTCCTCGGCGCCGGAGCCCTCGCCCTCAGACGATAG
- a CDS encoding GMC family oxidoreductase has protein sequence MSAAGYQGETEVCIIGAGPAGGIIALELAGRGIRSVILEAGPRHDFARRFEYMRRFLKGENPWKTPLAALDRYTTGGRTPYRLEGNRARGVGGSTLYWEGYALRFRAEDFRLRSLHGVAEDWPVSYEELEPYYTRAERALGVAGTADDPWASPRSGGFPLLPFPPSYSDGLFVPACRSLGITLHSLPQARNSIPYAGRARCQGYSTCHVCPIGAKASADLSHILRAEATGHARVLADVSALRLETGPPDRVRAVVYAGHDRRERRLSARLFVVAAGGVETARLLLLSASRDAPQGLANGSGLVGRHFMSHPLLDITGRVAEPVYPYRIGFSTTMTGQFAVGRDRRRRGAFFLEFLNSAGGPPARLAIASRTWGPALEKHVKEEFGRTLGVRIFCEQLPDPARSVSLNPGVKDHFGQPVPHISWGVGDYARAALEEARGIAERILRGAGAKAIRASRLGYASHQMGTHRMGTDPDSSVVDANLRAHDVSNLYLVGGGCFVTASAFPPTLTVAALAIRAAEHLTRVLRG, from the coding sequence ATGAGCGCGGCGGGGTACCAGGGCGAGACGGAAGTGTGCATCATCGGGGCGGGGCCGGCCGGCGGCATCATCGCGCTGGAGCTTGCCGGGCGCGGCATCCGCTCGGTCATCCTCGAGGCAGGCCCCCGGCACGACTTCGCCCGGCGCTTCGAGTACATGCGTCGCTTCCTCAAAGGGGAGAACCCTTGGAAGACCCCCCTCGCCGCGCTGGATCGCTACACGACCGGCGGGAGGACGCCCTACCGCCTCGAGGGGAACCGCGCCCGCGGGGTCGGCGGCAGCACGCTGTACTGGGAAGGCTACGCGCTCAGATTTCGAGCGGAGGACTTCCGCCTGAGAAGCCTCCACGGGGTCGCCGAGGACTGGCCGGTCTCCTACGAGGAGCTCGAGCCGTACTACACGCGGGCCGAGCGGGCGCTGGGAGTGGCAGGGACGGCTGACGATCCGTGGGCGTCGCCACGGAGCGGGGGGTTCCCGCTGCTGCCCTTCCCGCCGAGCTACTCCGACGGGCTGTTCGTCCCCGCCTGCCGCTCGCTGGGGATCACGCTGCACAGCCTCCCCCAGGCCCGCAACTCGATCCCCTACGCCGGACGGGCCCGGTGCCAGGGCTACAGCACCTGCCATGTCTGCCCGATCGGCGCCAAGGCGAGCGCGGATCTCAGCCACATTCTCCGGGCGGAGGCCACGGGGCACGCGCGGGTCCTGGCTGACGTCTCCGCGCTGAGGCTCGAAACGGGCCCGCCCGACCGGGTGCGGGCCGTCGTCTATGCCGGACACGATCGGCGCGAGCGCAGGCTCTCTGCGCGCCTCTTCGTCGTCGCGGCGGGAGGCGTCGAGACGGCCAGGCTGCTCCTGCTTTCCGCTTCCCGCGACGCCCCCCAGGGCCTCGCGAACGGCAGCGGGCTCGTCGGGCGGCACTTCATGTCCCATCCATTGCTCGACATCACGGGGCGCGTGGCCGAGCCGGTCTACCCGTACCGGATCGGCTTCTCGACGACCATGACGGGCCAGTTCGCCGTGGGCCGAGACCGCCGGAGGCGGGGAGCCTTTTTCTTGGAGTTCCTGAACTCCGCGGGAGGCCCCCCGGCCCGGCTGGCCATCGCCAGCCGGACGTGGGGGCCGGCGCTCGAGAAGCACGTGAAGGAGGAGTTCGGACGGACGCTCGGGGTGCGGATCTTCTGCGAGCAGCTCCCGGACCCCGCGCGCTCCGTCTCGCTGAACCCCGGCGTCAAGGACCACTTCGGCCAGCCCGTGCCTCACATCAGCTGGGGCGTGGGCGACTACGCGCGCGCGGCGCTCGAGGAAGCACGCGGCATCGCCGAGCGAATCCTGAGGGGCGCCGGAGCCAAGGCCATCCGGGCGAGCCGTCTCGGCTACGCCTCGCACCAGATGGGGACTCACCGGATGGGAACGGATCCCGACTCCAGCGTGGTGGACGCCAACCTCCGCGCCCACGATGTGTCCAATCTCTACCTCGTGGGGGGCGGTTGCTTTGTCACGGCCAGCGCGTTCCCGCCGACGCTCACCGTCGCCGCCCTCGCCATCCGGGCCGCCGAGCATCTCACGCGCGTCCTCCGCGGCTGA
- a CDS encoding tetratricopeptide repeat protein, producing MRPPLHPALVALVCLVSFAAFLPALGADWVNGDDPENFLKNEGYRGLGRAQLRWMFTAFHMGHYHPLTWMTLGADFAIWGLNPFGFHLTSLLLHSAAAVAFLHVARRLLRAAQPAGAGEAALGVGATAAALLFAVHPLRVESVVWISERRDVLSGLLYLMAVLAYLEAVAARAAGAVPRGRRWYGASLVLFVAALLSKALVVSLPVVLVILDVYPLRRLGGATGWGTAAARRVWVEKVPFVLLALAATVVAFLARAPVGAAAGLQDFGIAERVLLSLYGYAFYLGKTLFPYPLSPLYEMSESLDLSSTPVLGSAGAVLLLAAGSVALRRRWPALCAAAATYAVTLLPVIGVVQSGPQIAADRYTYLACLGWALLFGAAVVWVLRRREEGRVGRGVMLAVLAASVLATAGLGYGAWEQSRIWRDSESLWRVAVAADPRCVVCRNNLGHSLLAQGRHREAELEFRVSGTLRGGRAAAHNNLGTALAYQGRYTEAEGEFAEAMRLSPRLADAPANLGALHARQGRYLEAIPLLRRALALAPDFPGARVNLAHTLKNQGAALVRAGRLAEALALFAEAVQLSADDADTFLNLGRVLMELGREREALAPLERAVAVAPRDGPARFWLARALLRSGDLTGAARHAAVLDEIDPALGASLRSADPSFPLASP from the coding sequence GTGCGACCTCCCCTCCACCCGGCGCTCGTCGCCCTCGTCTGCCTCGTCTCCTTCGCCGCCTTTCTCCCGGCCCTTGGGGCAGACTGGGTCAACGGGGACGACCCCGAGAACTTCCTGAAGAACGAGGGGTACCGGGGGCTGGGCCGGGCGCAGCTCCGGTGGATGTTCACGGCCTTCCACATGGGCCACTACCACCCGCTCACCTGGATGACGCTCGGCGCCGACTTCGCGATCTGGGGGCTCAACCCCTTCGGCTTCCACCTCACGAGCCTGCTCCTCCACTCCGCGGCAGCCGTGGCCTTCCTGCACGTCGCGCGGCGGCTGCTCCGGGCGGCGCAGCCCGCGGGAGCCGGCGAGGCCGCGCTCGGCGTCGGGGCCACGGCCGCGGCACTCCTCTTCGCCGTGCATCCACTGCGGGTGGAATCCGTCGTGTGGATCTCAGAGCGCCGGGACGTGCTCTCCGGGCTCCTCTACCTCATGGCCGTGCTGGCCTACCTCGAGGCCGTCGCCGCGCGCGCGGCGGGCGCCGTCCCGCGCGGCCGGCGCTGGTACGGTGCTTCCCTCGTCCTCTTCGTCGCCGCGCTCCTCTCCAAGGCGCTGGTCGTCAGCCTCCCCGTGGTCCTCGTGATCCTGGACGTCTATCCGCTGAGACGGCTCGGCGGGGCGACCGGGTGGGGGACGGCGGCCGCGCGACGCGTCTGGGTCGAGAAGGTCCCCTTCGTCCTCCTCGCTCTGGCCGCCACGGTGGTGGCGTTCCTGGCGCGCGCGCCGGTGGGCGCCGCCGCGGGCCTCCAGGACTTCGGCATCGCCGAGCGCGTGTTGCTCTCACTCTACGGCTACGCCTTCTATCTCGGGAAGACGCTCTTCCCCTACCCGCTCTCGCCGCTCTACGAGATGTCCGAGAGCCTCGACCTCTCCAGCACGCCCGTGCTCGGGAGCGCGGGGGCGGTGCTCCTGCTGGCCGCCGGGTCCGTGGCCCTGCGCCGGCGCTGGCCGGCGCTGTGCGCGGCGGCCGCGACGTACGCCGTCACGCTCCTGCCCGTGATCGGGGTGGTGCAGAGCGGGCCCCAGATCGCCGCCGACCGGTACACCTATCTCGCCTGTCTCGGCTGGGCGCTGCTCTTCGGCGCGGCTGTGGTCTGGGTGCTCAGGCGGCGCGAGGAGGGGCGTGTGGGCCGGGGCGTGATGCTCGCGGTGCTGGCCGCCTCGGTGCTCGCCACGGCGGGCCTGGGGTATGGGGCCTGGGAGCAGAGCAGGATCTGGCGCGATTCGGAGAGCCTCTGGCGGGTGGCCGTCGCCGCGGATCCCCGCTGCGTGGTCTGCCGCAACAACCTCGGCCATTCGCTGCTGGCCCAGGGCCGCCACCGCGAGGCGGAGCTGGAGTTCCGCGTGTCCGGCACTCTCCGGGGCGGCCGCGCGGCGGCCCACAACAACCTGGGCACCGCGCTCGCGTATCAGGGGCGCTACACCGAGGCGGAGGGCGAGTTCGCGGAGGCCATGCGTCTGTCCCCCCGGCTCGCGGACGCGCCGGCCAACCTCGGGGCTCTGCACGCCCGCCAGGGGCGCTACCTCGAGGCGATTCCGCTCCTGCGCCGCGCGCTGGCCCTCGCGCCCGACTTCCCCGGGGCGCGGGTCAACCTCGCCCACACCCTGAAGAACCAGGGGGCCGCGCTGGTTCGGGCGGGCCGGCTGGCGGAGGCCCTCGCGCTCTTCGCCGAGGCGGTGCAGCTGTCCGCGGACGACGCCGACACCTTCCTGAACCTGGGCAGGGTGCTGATGGAGCTCGGCCGGGAGCGCGAAGCGCTGGCCCCACTCGAGCGCGCGGTGGCGGTGGCTCCGCGCGACGGTCCGGCGCGCTTCTGGCTGGCGCGGGCCCTGCTGCGCTCGGGCGACCTGACCGGGGCCGCGCGGCACGCCGCCGTGCTCGACGAGATCGATCCCGCGCTGGGGGCCTCGCTCCGCTCGGCCGATCCTTCCTTTCCGCTCGCCTCGCCGTGA
- the cobU gene encoding bifunctional adenosylcobinamide kinase/adenosylcobinamide-phosphate guanylyltransferase has protein sequence MPAHHSSHLILGGARSGKSRYSLALAGSARARVAFVATARAGDADMAARIARHRAERPPSWLTVEEPFDLVAACRRLNGRAPLVLVDCLTLWVANRLLRGDDDKVILQGAEELARFMGERAVSLVIVSNEVGEGVHPPTADGLRFRDLLGLVNQRIAAAADRVTLMVAGIPLTVKESIPHEESSQAP, from the coding sequence GTGCCGGCTCACCATTCATCTCACCTGATCCTGGGCGGCGCCCGCAGCGGCAAGAGCCGCTACTCGCTTGCCCTCGCCGGCAGCGCCCGCGCGCGCGTCGCCTTCGTCGCCACCGCCCGTGCCGGTGATGCCGACATGGCTGCGCGCATCGCCCGCCACCGGGCGGAGCGTCCGCCGTCGTGGCTCACCGTCGAGGAGCCCTTCGATCTCGTTGCGGCCTGCCGCCGCCTGAACGGCCGCGCCCCCCTCGTCCTCGTGGACTGCCTCACCCTCTGGGTGGCGAACCGGCTGCTCCGCGGTGACGACGACAAGGTGATTCTCCAGGGGGCCGAGGAGCTGGCTCGGTTCATGGGCGAGCGCGCGGTGTCCCTGGTCATCGTCTCCAACGAGGTCGGCGAGGGCGTACACCCTCCCACCGCCGACGGCCTGCGCTTCAGGGACCTCCTGGGCCTCGTCAACCAGCGAATCGCCGCAGCCGCCGACCGGGTCACCCTGATGGTGGCCGGCATCCCCCTCACCGTGAAGGAGTCCATCCCCCATGAAGAGTCTTCACAGGCTCCTTGA
- a CDS encoding cobyrinate a,c-diamide synthase — protein MREASSIPVIVVAGAASGVGKTTITLGILEALRRRGLALQAFKVGPDFIDPAFHALATGRPSLNLDGWMCGREHVLASVVRHAAEADLAVVEGVMGCFDGCEGSRETGSTAEVAKWLGAPALLVVDAQAAARSAAAVVLGFERFDPDLALGGVIFNRVAGPVHRRALLEAVDGACRTPVLGAVPASAGLALPERHLGLVTAAEGGYTPALREGLAALVERHVDLDALVGLARSAIRRPPADRVPGPAEAERLRPPSPHARIAVARDHAFQFYYADNLEALERAGAELAFFSPLTDERLPAADGLYIGGGYPEVHAKALSANTAMRRAVAGFASSGRPTYAECGGLMYLAELLEDAGGVAWPMVGVLPAKVRMRPGPLTLGYREVVTTQPSPLGPAGATARGHEFHCSTLEAPPASVKRVYAVQDHAGSGARPEGFLVGAALMSYVHLHWGPSPSMAAAFVDACARARR, from the coding sequence ATGAGGGAGGCCTCCTCCATCCCGGTGATCGTCGTCGCGGGGGCGGCGAGCGGCGTGGGGAAGACCACGATCACCCTCGGCATCCTCGAAGCGCTCAGGCGCCGCGGGCTCGCGCTGCAGGCCTTCAAGGTGGGACCGGACTTCATCGACCCGGCCTTCCACGCCCTCGCCACCGGTCGCCCCTCGCTGAACCTCGACGGCTGGATGTGCGGGCGCGAGCATGTCCTGGCCTCGGTGGTGCGCCATGCCGCGGAGGCCGACCTCGCCGTGGTCGAGGGGGTCATGGGCTGCTTCGACGGCTGCGAGGGGAGCCGCGAGACGGGCTCCACGGCGGAGGTGGCCAAATGGCTCGGCGCCCCGGCGCTGCTCGTGGTGGACGCGCAGGCCGCGGCCCGGAGCGCGGCCGCGGTGGTGCTGGGCTTCGAGCGCTTCGATCCGGATCTCGCTCTCGGCGGGGTGATCTTCAACCGCGTGGCTGGCCCCGTCCATCGCCGCGCGCTCTTGGAGGCGGTGGACGGGGCATGCCGGACTCCCGTGCTCGGGGCCGTCCCGGCGAGCGCGGGGCTCGCCCTGCCCGAACGCCATCTCGGGCTCGTCACGGCAGCCGAGGGCGGCTACACGCCGGCGCTCCGCGAGGGGCTCGCGGCCCTCGTCGAGCGCCACGTGGACCTCGACGCCCTCGTGGGACTGGCCCGGAGCGCGATCCGCCGACCACCGGCGGACCGTGTGCCGGGCCCCGCAGAGGCTGAGCGCCTCCGGCCTCCTTCGCCTCACGCCCGGATCGCGGTGGCGCGGGACCACGCGTTCCAGTTCTACTACGCCGACAACCTGGAGGCCCTCGAGCGGGCCGGCGCCGAGCTGGCCTTCTTCTCGCCGCTCACCGACGAGAGGCTGCCCGCCGCCGACGGGCTGTACATCGGGGGTGGCTATCCCGAGGTTCACGCCAAGGCGCTGTCGGCCAATACCGCCATGCGCCGGGCCGTGGCTGGCTTCGCTTCCTCCGGGCGCCCGACGTACGCCGAGTGCGGCGGCCTCATGTACCTGGCCGAGCTCCTGGAGGACGCCGGGGGCGTTGCCTGGCCCATGGTGGGGGTGCTGCCCGCGAAGGTGCGGATGCGGCCAGGCCCGCTCACGCTCGGCTACCGCGAGGTGGTGACCACGCAGCCCTCGCCGCTGGGACCCGCGGGTGCCACGGCCAGGGGCCACGAGTTCCACTGCTCCACCCTGGAGGCGCCGCCGGCCTCGGTCAAGCGCGTCTACGCGGTGCAGGACCATGCTGGCAGCGGGGCGCGCCCCGAGGGCTTCCTCGTGGGCGCGGCCCTCATGAGCTATGTCCACCTTCACTGGGGACCCAGCCCCTCGATGGCCGCGGCCTTCGTGGATGCCTGCGCGAGGGCGCGCCGGTGA
- the cobT gene encoding nicotinate-nucleotide--dimethylbenzimidazole phosphoribosyltransferase, whose product MKSLHRLLDRIASPDPAVGVAAQERLDQLTKPPGSLGRLEELARRLCLITGRCPARIADPVIFTLAGDHGVVDEGVSAYPQIVTAQMVENFLRGGAAVNVLARHAGARVVVADLGVATPLGVHEGLVSRKIGAGTRNIARGPAMSREEAVAAVEAGATLVEREIAAGADLVGTGEMGIGNTTAASAVVAAITGAPPEEVTGRGTGIDAEGWRRKVEVVARALALNRPDPRDGIDVLARVGGFEIAGLTGVVLAGAAHRLPVVVDGFIAGAAALAAVTIKPEAREYLLAAHRSVEPGHRHVLEALALEPYLDLAMRLGEGTGAALCIALARAALAVLTEMATFKSAGVSDRSSGEGPPA is encoded by the coding sequence ATGAAGAGTCTTCACAGGCTCCTTGACCGCATCGCCTCGCCGGATCCCGCCGTGGGCGTCGCCGCCCAGGAGCGGCTCGACCAGCTCACGAAGCCGCCGGGGAGCCTGGGCCGGCTGGAGGAGCTGGCCCGACGGCTCTGTCTCATCACAGGGCGGTGCCCGGCCCGGATCGCCGATCCCGTGATCTTCACCCTGGCCGGGGATCACGGAGTGGTGGACGAGGGGGTCAGCGCGTATCCGCAGATAGTTACGGCCCAGATGGTCGAGAATTTCTTGAGGGGCGGAGCCGCCGTCAACGTGCTGGCTCGGCATGCCGGGGCCAGGGTGGTGGTCGCCGACCTCGGTGTGGCGACCCCGCTGGGTGTCCATGAAGGTCTCGTCTCGAGGAAGATCGGCGCCGGGACGCGGAACATCGCCAGGGGGCCGGCAATGAGTCGCGAGGAGGCTGTCGCCGCCGTCGAGGCTGGGGCCACGCTCGTGGAGAGGGAGATCGCCGCGGGCGCCGATCTCGTGGGCACCGGAGAGATGGGCATCGGCAACACGACGGCAGCCAGCGCCGTGGTGGCGGCGATCACCGGAGCGCCGCCGGAGGAGGTCACCGGGCGCGGCACCGGGATAGACGCCGAGGGCTGGCGGCGCAAGGTGGAGGTCGTCGCGCGGGCGCTCGCGCTGAACCGGCCCGATCCGCGCGACGGCATCGACGTGCTGGCCCGCGTCGGAGGCTTCGAGATCGCGGGACTGACCGGTGTCGTCCTCGCCGGGGCAGCCCACCGCCTGCCCGTGGTCGTGGATGGCTTCATCGCGGGTGCAGCCGCGCTGGCCGCGGTCACCATCAAGCCCGAGGCGCGGGAATACCTTCTCGCCGCCCATCGCTCGGTGGAGCCGGGGCACCGCCACGTTCTCGAGGCGCTCGCCCTGGAGCCCTACCTCGATCTCGCCATGCGCCTGGGCGAGGGGACAGGGGCCGCCCTCTGCATCGCGCTGGCGCGGGCGGCGCTGGCCGTGCTCACCGAGATGGCGACGTTCAAGTCCGCGGGGGTGTCCGATCGGTCCAGCGGCGAGGGGCCGCCGGCATGA
- a CDS encoding MFS transporter translates to MDSTRKNVALLSLSQGLLLTNNSIMIATNGLAGFVLAPDKGMATFPVTGYVVGSALVTMQMSLLMRRLGRRAGFMLGVGLGMLGASICGLAAYLGSFWLLCLGTFVAGAYNAAGQYYRFAAADSAAPEFRSTVISLVLAGGILGGILGPETSKLTKDALAGHPFVGSYFSLVGFGVLALVVLWWLRIPGLSAAERAAPGRPLAEIVAQPAFIVAALTGMVGYGAMNLLMTATPLAMMHHHPYRAAAFVIEGHVVGMFLPSFFTGRLVQRFGVLQTILVGVLLTFVCVVIAQSGLDVVHFWSALVLLGVGWNFMYVGATTLLAEVYTPAERAKTQGANDSLIFVTMAFTSAASGFVFTREGWEVMNWSVTPFLAGCALATLWLLAARRRQGA, encoded by the coding sequence ATGGATTCGACCAGGAAGAACGTCGCGCTGCTGTCCCTCTCGCAGGGCCTGCTCCTGACCAATAACTCCATCATGATCGCGACCAACGGCCTCGCCGGGTTCGTGCTCGCGCCCGACAAGGGGATGGCGACGTTTCCGGTGACGGGGTACGTGGTGGGCTCGGCCCTGGTCACGATGCAGATGTCGCTGCTCATGCGGCGGCTGGGCCGGCGGGCCGGTTTCATGCTGGGCGTCGGGCTCGGCATGCTCGGCGCGTCCATTTGCGGCCTGGCGGCGTACCTTGGAAGCTTCTGGCTCCTCTGTCTCGGCACCTTCGTGGCCGGCGCTTACAACGCCGCCGGCCAGTACTATCGCTTCGCCGCCGCGGACAGCGCCGCGCCGGAGTTCCGGTCCACCGTGATCTCACTGGTGCTGGCGGGCGGCATCCTGGGCGGCATCCTCGGACCCGAGACCAGCAAGCTCACCAAGGACGCGCTCGCCGGCCACCCCTTCGTCGGCTCCTATTTCTCGCTGGTGGGCTTCGGCGTGCTCGCGCTCGTCGTGCTGTGGTGGCTGCGGATCCCGGGCCTGTCCGCGGCGGAGCGCGCGGCGCCGGGCCGGCCGCTCGCCGAGATCGTCGCGCAGCCGGCGTTCATCGTGGCGGCGCTCACGGGAATGGTGGGGTACGGCGCGATGAATCTGCTCATGACCGCCACCCCGCTGGCCATGATGCACCACCATCCCTACCGGGCGGCGGCGTTCGTCATCGAGGGGCACGTCGTGGGCATGTTCCTGCCCTCGTTCTTCACCGGCCGGCTGGTCCAGCGGTTCGGCGTGCTCCAGACCATCCTGGTCGGCGTCCTCTTGACCTTCGTGTGCGTGGTGATCGCGCAGTCCGGCCTGGATGTCGTCCATTTCTGGAGCGCCCTGGTGCTGCTCGGCGTGGGGTGGAACTTCATGTACGTCGGCGCGACCACGCTGCTCGCCGAGGTCTATACCCCGGCCGAGCGCGCCAAGACGCAGGGTGCCAACGACTCACTGATCTTCGTCACAATGGCGTTCACGTCGGCGGCGTCGGGGTTCGTGTTCACGCGGGAAGGCTGGGAAGTGATGAACTGGAGCGTCACGCCATTCCTCGCAGGCTGCGCCCTGGCCACCCTCTGGCTTCTCGCCGCGCGTCGCCGCCAGGGGGCCTGA
- a CDS encoding OB-fold nucleic acid binding domain-containing protein encodes MRYLLVFSLVLAVACSNKPGDADPKVEAPGKVGQPAAPTATPVASADRISGEVLEIQNVASYTYLKLKTDSGEEWAAVTKAPVQRGAKVSVVNGALMRNFRSESLNKTFDRIYFGTLIPPGGEPTAGGSSPAGVPGLGTEVAPHPGGMALAAAVGEIKVARAEGDRGRTVAEVHAQAAELAGKDVAVRGKVVKFNANIMGSNWVHIRDGSGSAEGKNADLTVTTADTVAVGDEVLVRGKVAQNKQVGAGYSYAVIVEQATVRK; translated from the coding sequence ATGCGGTATCTGCTCGTTTTCTCTCTGGTACTCGCGGTAGCGTGCAGCAACAAGCCCGGTGATGCCGATCCCAAGGTCGAGGCTCCGGGCAAGGTGGGCCAGCCCGCAGCTCCGACCGCCACGCCCGTGGCCAGCGCCGACAGGATCAGCGGCGAGGTGCTCGAGATCCAGAACGTGGCCTCTTACACCTACCTCAAGCTCAAGACCGACAGCGGCGAGGAGTGGGCTGCGGTCACCAAGGCCCCGGTCCAGAGGGGCGCCAAGGTCAGCGTGGTCAACGGCGCGCTCATGCGCAATTTCAGGAGCGAGTCGCTCAACAAGACCTTCGATCGCATCTACTTCGGCACCCTCATTCCGCCGGGTGGCGAGCCGACGGCCGGAGGTTCCTCGCCGGCTGGCGTTCCGGGCCTCGGCACGGAAGTGGCGCCCCACCCTGGAGGCATGGCGCTGGCCGCTGCCGTCGGTGAGATCAAGGTGGCCAGGGCCGAGGGCGACCGTGGCCGCACCGTGGCCGAGGTCCATGCTCAAGCGGCCGAGCTGGCCGGTAAGGACGTGGCCGTCCGCGGCAAGGTGGTCAAGTTCAACGCCAACATCATGGGCAGCAACTGGGTCCACATCCGCGACGGCTCGGGCTCGGCAGAAGGAAAGAATGCGGATCTCACGGTGACGACGGCCGACACCGTGGCAGTGGGCGACGAGGTGCTGGTTCGAGGAAAGGTCGCCCAGAACAAGCAAGTCGGCGCCGGCTACAGCTACGCCGTGATCGTGGAACAGGCCACGGTCCGGAAGTAG